AACCTGCCTCCCACCCCAAACTGGCTTTAAGTCTACAAACTTAGCATGAAGACAATGTGGCTTTAAAAGCTCAACATAAGCTTTTGCATTATTTGGTGGCTAGAACAAGGCAGAACTTACCTCTGTCATGCGGGGCTTTCGGGAGTTGGATGGAACCAGCCTTCCTGCCTCAGGATGCGGAGCTGTGGCCATGGTATATGTCTCTTTGCTCACCTTCTGCTTAGATCTCAGGAGGGACAAAGCAGCTTTAGTGGAAACCCCTGGAAGGTTGGGGTTGTACAAACTTATGCACCAACCAGCGTAAACAGAGGACCTCCTATCTGCATGCTGGATGTGATTTGGCTTAATGTAGTTTAAATAGCACCAACTGACATTAGTGGTTGTGTGGAGGCTGGGGAACTGCAGTACCTTCTTTGAGTCCGTACCTTCTTGCAATTTGGCTGGTTTAGGGGAAGTATCTGACAGAGGCAGAGAACTAGGGGGTGCCAGGGGAGGGAGATCAGTCTGTTCCTTTGGATCTTCTTTCTTTACACTCAGTGGAGGCAGACCTCTTCGGTGAGCTTTGCTAGATGGTTGAGCATATTCTTTCAAAGCTTCTGAGCCTGGGGCTGTCCCATGGGACAATGTGgagtgagagaggggagaaagttCTTTTGGGTCGGATGCATCTGAAGACAAGCTGGACAGtgtttctgcctccctcctgctgTGTCCCTGGCTGCCCACATgggctttctctgtcttcttcctgtccTCTGTACTTGTCAGCACGACACTACAGGTACTCACAAGCTCCAGTTTTTCATCTGCCTTGGAAGCTTCCTCCTCCTTTACCCTTTTCAGCTGCTGGGTTTCCATGGTAAGTTCAAGACTGCCAGCTGGAGAAAGGACACGCTTGCTTCCACTGGCTGTGGATGAGCACCCCTCCAGGCTCAGGATACCCTCAGAAGATAGTGAAGTGCCTTTCCTTTCAGGTACTCTCAGATATGGTGTCTGGTAACCTCTGTTCTGTTCCTTGCTTATGCTAGATGGCCCAGGCTCAGCCTCATATACATCAGCCCCACAAACAGTCATACTTTTAGAAGAAGGTTCCTCATACTTGGTAAGAGCGGTGCTTGCCGAGCTACCCGGAGACTGTGTGACCAAGATCTGAGACAAAGTGGTATACATGGCACTTCCATAGGATGGCATGTGGGTCTGGATGCGGACAGGAACAACCAGTGACACCACAGCATCTGGACAGGCAGGCAGGGCCAGTGGTGGGGCTGATgtgagagctggagaggtgggttGGGGAGTCATAGGAGGCAGCTGGATGTCACTGCTATATTCTGTGTTGCTGGAGGGGCCAGGAGGTCCTGTTGCCAGAGGGGGCAGGCTGGTTTTGATTGGGGGCAAGTGGCTTTCTATTTCACCAGGGAGCTGCAGGGCAAACTGGGATTGCAGAGGAAGGAAGTATCCGGAGAGGGTTGAGGGGGTAGGGCATGgcatggggaggaaggaagggggctgCTGGAAGGGGATATCTGCAGCGTGAGGCAGAAGCTGGGGGAGGTGAAGCTGGCTGGGGTGTAGCACGGTAGGCTGTAGAGGAAGTGGTGGGGCTGGGAACAAGGAAGGTGGGATTGGGGGCGTAGagtatggggaggggaggaggccgGCCATTGTGCGCGTGGAGAAGAACTCAGAGGACTGCCCCTGCTCCTGAGGCAAGAGCTGCTgcaaggagaaaagggagactgGAGGGGGCAGCTGGGTGCCCAGAGGCTGGAATACTTGTAGAGCTTCTGTGTAGGGTGGGCTGGACCCCAGTGGGGGCCTGTCCTGCAACTGGCTTTTGCCTCCTGAGGGCCCACCTTGTGTAGTGGCCACAGAGATCTGGGGCACAGAGCTTCTTGTGGAAGGCTTGCTGGCTGAGGGCTCCTCACTACTCTCTTGTTTTCCCTTGGGGGCGGCCTCCAGCTCTGCTTCTGGAGCTCTGTTCAGGGAGGCCTGTCTTACCAGaaagcattttcttctttctggcggGGCGGCTGGGGGTGGAGGAGCTGCAGGCACTGCTACAGATGGTCCTGTTGGGGACAAGCTGCCATAGTCAAAGGATTTGCTTCGGGTCTCAGTCATGTGTGAGGAATAGGGCACATTGGGGCTCTGCTCTGAGGCCGACCTTCTCATCTCTCGGGCATGTGGGTGGTGGCTGGGGACAGTCAGCATGTGGGTGCCCAAGGTTTTGGAGCGTGTGTCTGATAGAGATCCAGGGGTCTCGGGTTTTCCGTGGTCTTCCCTGTCGAATGAAGCCGAGCGGCTAGAGCCACTCAGAGAAATGCTGCTCTCCTGGCTTGGGCTTCGGGACAGAGGCACAGAGGACTCAAAGCTGGACTCCCCTGAGGACTGTGCCATCTCAGCCAGGCGGAGTCTCTTTTTTTTGGGTGGCAGCTTCTCTGCTGGGAGCTGCGCCAGTGTCTGGCTGCGCTGGGGCCACTGgaactcttctgtcttctcaggctCCTTTGGGGGTGGCTCAGCCTCTGTGTCAGGCCTGTCGGGTTCTTCTGTCACAAGGATCTCTGGAACCTGAATGTTGGGCTGTCGGACCAACCTCAGCTGCAGGGAGTGAGTCGAGCGTCCGTGTGGGGCGGGTGGTGGGGATGAGAACTGGGACAGGGTCTTGTCTTCTTCCAGGCCGCTGGGCTGCTCCAGCGGGTCAGACTTCTCAAAGGAGCTGGTGTGCTGGATGACGGAGATTTCTTTGGACAttgttctcctctccttccctggtTCTGACCCAGTTCCTGGCTTGGGAGTCCTGGGCTGGAAGCTCGTGGGTCCCTCTAAAGAGGGCACTGATTTGCTTGCTTCTGCTGGTGACTTGGTGGACTCCAGGGGAAGGTTATGAGCTGTGTCTGATGGGCCGGGGCTGCCAAAGGCAGGTGGCTCTTCCTCATCCCCAAGGCTCTTCTCCTTCCGTCTTTTTCTCAGTGGAGTGAGTTCCAAGGTGGCCCCCAGTTTATAATGCATCATCTGGGACCAAGGCTCAGGCTCAGCCTGAGTCTTTCCCACTTCATGAGCACCTGCAGAGTGGGCTTTTGTGATCTGGAGCTCAGAGCAGTAGTACTTCTTATGAGTTTCATAATTATCTCTCTTTTTGTACCGAGCACCGCAGATGGTACATTCATAGTTCACACCTTTTGTTTTGAACCCCTTCTTGGTCTTTTTGGTAAGGTCGCTCTCCTTGGGTTCTGGTTCATCGGAGGGCTTGGAGGTGAGGTCTTTGCTGCTTGGTCCAGGCTCCTCGGAACTGTACTCACCTCCCAAAGGTAATTCGATGGCTGGCTGGCGCTTTAGCATTCGTGGGTGGGACGTAAACACGGGAGTGCTGCGGCTGGGGACCTCAGGGTCAGCGATGTGGTCATCAAAGGAGTAGCTACCACGGAAGGTGTGGTGGGGGGTGCTGATGGTGCAGGCGGCAGAAGGCATTGAGTGGCTTCTCAGGAGAGGCACGGGGTGCGTGGAGCCGGGTGGGTGCTGGAGGCTCAGCAATGATTGTTCCTGCTTTGTCTTCTCCCCATGGGACGATAGTGACTCCCGGTAGAGGCTGGATTTCGGGGACTCCACACTGCTGCGCCTGGTTAGAGAACTCCTCCTGGGCTTCACACTGTCGATCTCACTGGTGTCCACCACGGCCTCATTGATGGTGATGAGCTTGGTGATATGTTCAATCACTTGTGTCCTGGGCACAGACAAAGGTACCAAGCTGGGCTTGTCgtcagcagacagaggcagtagggGCTGGGTGGAGGTGGATGCCAGCATGGAGGACCGCTGCCCAATCCGTCCACACTTGCCAAAGATGATCTCTGCGTAGGACTTGGCATTGGTGTTGGGCGGGCTGACCTGCTGCTCAGCGCTCTCAGAGCGTGAGAAATATCCAGACTCTGtgctgcctttgcttcctgggcTCAGGAATGTCTGCTCCTCAATCAGCTTCTTCCTCTCACTCAAGCGGAGTGCCAGCTTCTGcttgatggtgtgtgtgtcttccgGTTTATGGCTCAGGGGATGTTCGGATGAGGCTTCTGCAAATGGGGTGGGGTCCTCCAGTGATGGCGCAGCGCTTGACTGGGACAGGGAGCAGCGCTCTTGGCTGGAACTGTGGCTACCCGAGCTGTACAAACTACTTGAGAGCAGGGGGTGCTTAGATTTGGGGAGAACATCTGTGGAGGGACCTGATGTGGCTCCAGTTTCCTCCTCAGAGTCTGTGCTTTCTCCCTCGGTGGGCTCCTCAAACTCTTCCCCAGGGATCCTCTCCATCTCCAGCCCAGGGGGGTACATCTCACTGCTAGAGCCAGAGGCCAGGCCAGCTTTGATGCGGTGGGCATGGGACTTCCTGTGTTTGTAGAGGTTACTCTTGGTCTTGAAGGAGAAGCCACAGGGGCCACAGGGGTAGGGCCTCTCACCTGTGTGTGAGCGAATGTGTTTCTGGAGCACACTGGGCTTGGCACAGGGTCGGCTGCAGTATTGACATATATATTTGCCTGGCTTCTGCGGTTTCCTCTCTTTCTTGTGTGCCTCTTCTGTGGGCTTCAGGGAGACCTGTGAGGGACGAGGCACAAAGACCTTAGGGATGCCAGGCAGGTCCTCAGAAGGAAGGATTGAAGCATGGGATGGGAGGAGCTGGCTCTGCGGATGTAGCCCGGGGGCCACAAAGGAGCCCGAGGGTCCAGGTCTCATGGGGTCAACCAGTTGCCACGTGGACCCCTCGAGGAGATGCTCTGGCTTGCCAGGGGACATGAATGCTGGTGTCAGAGGGTGCTGTGGGAGCTGTGAGATATGGACCGAGGCCTCGATGGATGGCCTCCGAGGAGGCTTCTGCTGCTGGCCCGTTTTCTCCTGAGAGGGGCCTGAGAAAGGCTGCGGGGCTAGGAGCTCCTGGGTGGCACTCTCTGAGGGAGCAGTAGTGCCGCCACCTGGGTATGGAGTGCTGGAAGAAACACTAGTCTGAATGGCCTCTCCTTTGGTCAGCCGCTTCCGGGGACTTCCATCAGCCTTCTTGGTGCCCTTGATGCTTTGGTCAGGATCCATGACCTTCACAAGACTTCAGATGCTACTCAGGGAATTTGGGGTAGGTCGCATTTATGAATAATCCAAGTGTCCCGAGGTGTCTAGCTTTGGCCACATTGGTCAAGAGCTGTGGAAGCCAACCCCACGATGGCTTTGGGGCTGGGCTTTTTATCTTCCAAGTGTCAGTGGCTACAAGTAGACTCAGAGCAGGTCCCGGGGCCCACACTCTTCATATTGGTGTGGCATAGCCCTCTACTCTGTAGACAGAAAGCATACTGGCATTTTTCTGCCTGAACATCTGTCTTGAAAACAGCATGGAAGATGTCAGTATTGCCATTGAGTGGATTTGAGTGACAAGTGGACCCCACGAGTCCCCTGTGTGCTATATGAACAGCTGAAGGTTGGAGACATCTGTGTCCATGGGTCTGTCATCCCTAGTCTGGGCTCGAAAGATGCCACAATAGATGCTGGGGCGGTTCTCTTCTGCCCTTGAATTCTGTATTGGAGATTAGCAGCCTCGGAGGATAAATCACGGTCTTCTATGAGGGAAAAAATACACATAACAGAGGAAAAGGATTTACTGAGGCTGTCCATAGGCTGGACAAATGGAGTGCAGTTAAAGCTGgctaagactttttaaaaattagccagAGACATTCAAACAGGATGCAGCACCCCCATATCCCCATGTTCATACTATACCAATGCCTTCACAGAGACAATGTTTCTGACACTGTCTTGTGGGGTTACTGGGGGCTAGAAGCCTGGGCCCCTAACCCTGCCCTGTGACCCAGTCCCAGTGAGCTTGGGCTTGCCAAGCCTCTGCTGTGAATCTGGAATAAGGGTAATAGCAGATCCTGCCAGGACTGCTCCTGTAGCCTGCAGCAGAACACCGTTAGGAAATGGATAAGGCTGctgctggggggttgggggggggagagtacagaTGGTGCTGGATGGGGGAGAGGCAGAGTAAGCGCCTAAGGATGCTGGGTGAATTTTCTGAGGGATAGAGTGTTGACAAAGACACTCTCTGGCCCCAGATTTGCATGGCCTTGAGAAATATCACTCATATTTACCCCCATGCAAACCCCTATCTTGTGTTTCTGGGCAAAGCAGTAAAGGCTGACATAGCTCATGGTAACTCACACTGAACATGGCTGTGACCACCAAATTGATCCAAGCACTCCCAAGGAAATGGGGGATTTTCTAGAGAGTTCCTCCAGctttgcaagctttttttttttttttttttttttttttttttttttttttttgacagtgtttctctatgtcctgtaacttgctctgtggaccaggctggctttgaacttagagatccacttgcctctgcatcccaagagctgaaattaaaggcatatgggaccaaccagccagagccacacagtccCTCTGATTTTAGGGCTGGCACCCTTGGCATCCTGCTTTACCACAGTGTGGGAAGGGTGTTGTTGCCAGAGCCTTGGAAGGACAATGCAGACTAAAGATAAGGATGCTGGccgtcaaaaacaaaaaacaaacaaaaaaaacccaacctcaCGACTAAGGAATTTCTCAGCTTTCGATTGCATTAAATTCAGATGTGGTGTGAGCAAGGTATTGGCTACTTTTTAGCAGAACCTAGCTTACCCTGTGACCCAGAGATGTGAAAAGAAAATCTCTTTCCCACTTTGCTTAGCTCTGAGCATGATTGAAGTGACAGGAAAAACACCACTTTTTAGATGACTAGTGGGGGCACTGTAAAAATCACCAGAACAATGAACCAGAGTTTCAGGGCTCACCTTCAAGCTATGGAGGGCAAAAATGTGCTCTAGAAAATAGCCACAGAATAGCCACAAGGCTCAT
Above is a window of Arvicanthis niloticus isolate mArvNil1 chromosome 5, mArvNil1.pat.X, whole genome shotgun sequence DNA encoding:
- the Hivep3 gene encoding transcription factor HIVEP3, which codes for MDPDQSIKGTKKADGSPRKRLTKGEAIQTSVSSSTPYPGGGTTAPSESATQELLAPQPFSGPSQEKTGQQQKPPRRPSIEASVHISQLPQHPLTPAFMSPGKPEHLLEGSTWQLVDPMRPGPSGSFVAPGLHPQSQLLPSHASILPSEDLPGIPKVFVPRPSQVSLKPTEEAHKKERKPQKPGKYICQYCSRPCAKPSVLQKHIRSHTGERPYPCGPCGFSFKTKSNLYKHRKSHAHRIKAGLASGSSSEMYPPGLEMERIPGEEFEEPTEGESTDSEEETGATSGPSTDVLPKSKHPLLSSSLYSSGSHSSSQERCSLSQSSAAPSLEDPTPFAEASSEHPLSHKPEDTHTIKQKLALRLSERKKLIEEQTFLSPGSKGSTESGYFSRSESAEQQVSPPNTNAKSYAEIIFGKCGRIGQRSSMLASTSTQPLLPLSADDKPSLVPLSVPRTQVIEHITKLITINEAVVDTSEIDSVKPRRSSLTRRSSVESPKSSLYRESLSSHGEKTKQEQSLLSLQHPPGSTHPVPLLRSHSMPSAACTISTPHHTFRGSYSFDDHIADPEVPSRSTPVFTSHPRMLKRQPAIELPLGGEYSSEEPGPSSKDLTSKPSDEPEPKESDLTKKTKKGFKTKGVNYECTICGARYKKRDNYETHKKYYCSELQITKAHSAGAHEVGKTQAEPEPWSQMMHYKLGATLELTPLRKRRKEKSLGDEEEPPAFGSPGPSDTAHNLPLESTKSPAEASKSVPSLEGPTSFQPRTPKPGTGSEPGKERRTMSKEISVIQHTSSFEKSDPLEQPSGLEEDKTLSQFSSPPPAPHGRSTHSLQLRLVRQPNIQVPEILVTEEPDRPDTEAEPPPKEPEKTEEFQWPQRSQTLAQLPAEKLPPKKKRLRLAEMAQSSGESSFESSVPLSRSPSQESSISLSGSSRSASFDREDHGKPETPGSLSDTRSKTLGTHMLTVPSHHPHAREMRRSASEQSPNVPYSSHMTETRSKSFDYGSLSPTGPSVAVPAAPPPPAAPPERRKCFLVRQASLNRAPEAELEAAPKGKQESSEEPSASKPSTRSSVPQISVATTQGGPSGGKSQLQDRPPLGSSPPYTEALQVFQPLGTQLPPPVSLFSLQQLLPQEQGQSSEFFSTRTMAGLLPSPYSTPPIPPSLFPAPPLPLQPTVLHPSQLHLPQLLPHAADIPFQQPPSFLPMPCPTPSTLSGYFLPLQSQFALQLPGEIESHLPPIKTSLPPLATGPPGPSSNTEYSSDIQLPPMTPQPTSPALTSAPPLALPACPDAVVSLVVPVRIQTHMPSYGSAMYTTLSQILVTQSPGSSASTALTKYEEPSSKSMTVCGADVYEAEPGPSSISKEQNRGYQTPYLRVPERKGTSLSSEGILSLEGCSSTASGSKRVLSPAGSLELTMETQQLKRVKEEEASKADEKLELVSTCSVVLTSTEDRKKTEKAHVGSQGHSRREAETLSSLSSDASDPKELSPLSHSTLSHGTAPGSEALKEYAQPSSKAHRRGLPPLSVKKEDPKEQTDLPPLAPPSSLPLSDTSPKPAKLQEGTDSKKVLQFPSLHTTTNVSWCYLNYIKPNHIQHADRRSSVYAGWCISLYNPNLPGVSTKAALSLLRSKQKVSKETYTMATAPHPEAGRLVPSNSRKPRMTEVHLPSLVSPESQKDPARVEKEEKQGKAEEGTPTSKRGEPARVKIFEGGYKSNEEYIYVRGRGRGKYVCEECGIRCKKPSMLKKHIRTHTDVRPYVCKHCHFAFKTKGNLTKHMKSKAHSKKCQETGVLEELEAEEGTSDDLLQDSEGQEGSEAVEEHQFSDLEDSDSDSDLDEDEEEDEEEESQDELSRPSSEAAPLCLPATLQEDSSPIQGPQPPDTTSDEVPQGSSISEATHLTASSCPTPSRGTQGLPWLGLTPLEKGMSSAPSPKATPPRRPWSPSKEAGSRPSLTRKHSLTKNDSSPQRCSPAREAQASVRSTPGPQMGPGRDLGSHLCGSPKPELSHHLTPYPIGREVPTGLESATDTGTPRYSPTRRWSLGQAESPSQTVLPGKWALAGPCSPSVDKSGLGLGPVPRALLQPVPLPHTLLNRSPETCTSAWQKTESRSPSAGPAPLFSRPFSAPHDVHGHLPSRSDENLFSHLPLHSQHLNRASCSLIPIGGIQMVQARPGAHPTLLPGPCAAWVSGFSGGGSDLTGSREAQERSRWSPTESPSASVSPVAKVSKFTLSSELEEERTGRGPGRPPDWEPHRAEAPAEPMGTHSPCSPQLPQSHQVAPSWRGLLESPHTLANLKASSFPPLDRSSSMDCLAETSTYSPPRSRNLSGEPRTRQGSPELLGRGELRTPLFLPKDSGSPSV